Below is a window of Streptomyces sp. NBC_00223 DNA.
GCCCGATCTCCGGCTCCCACATCAACCCGGCCGTGACCCTGGGCATGCTGCTGGCCGGGCGGATCGGCCGGCGCCAGGCGGTCGAGTACTGGGTCGCCCAGTTCGCGGGCGCCATCGTGGGTTCCGCGCTGCTCTTCCTCATCGCCAAGCAGGTGCCGGGCCTCAAGACGCACGGGCACTTCGGCACCAATGGATACGGATACCGGTCGGCGGTGGGCATCAACATCTTCGGCGCCTTTGTCACCGAGGTGATCCTGACGTTCCTCTTCGTCTTCGTGGTGCTCGCGGTCACCCACCGGGTCGCCGTCGTGGGCTTCGACGGCCTGCCCATCGGCATGGCGCTCGCGGTGGTCCACCTGGTCGGCATCCCGCTGACCGGCACGTCCGTGAACCCGGCGCGGAGCCTGGGCCCGGCGCTCTTCGCCGGCGGACC
It encodes the following:
- a CDS encoding MIP family channel protein produces the protein MDKRLVTCEFLGTLLLVFIGVGTAVLTGEYIGTLGIALAFGLVMLALAYAIGPISGSHINPAVTLGMLLAGRIGRRQAVEYWVAQFAGAIVGSALLFLIAKQVPGLKTHGHFGTNGYGYRSAVGINIFGAFVTEVILTFLFVFVVLAVTHRVAVVGFDGLPIGMALAVVHLVGIPLTGTSVNPARSLGPALFAGGPALAQLWLFIVAPLVGGAIAAVVQQFSHPFMSAMWAARSGAVEAESAVRAEQTEDGETGSGGTGTGEGEGDK